From Candidatus Binatus sp., one genomic window encodes:
- a CDS encoding 4Fe-4S dicluster domain-containing protein — protein sequence MSAIDIIKRRLKEDRIPETPEEVGQKKKRPREVAFMDVNLCFPCGKCPEFCPVNCIEYLQNGSVPGRGVQPVQDRFQECIGCYICVEVCSLLTDYDAIRMYDSSLVEDALGVKITDEA from the coding sequence ATGAGCGCCATCGACATCATCAAGCGCCGTCTCAAGGAAGACCGTATCCCCGAGACTCCTGAAGAAGTCGGACAAAAGAAAAAGCGCCCGCGCGAAGTCGCGTTCATGGACGTGAACCTGTGCTTCCCGTGCGGCAAATGTCCTGAGTTCTGCCCCGTCAATTGCATCGAGTATCTGCAAAACGGCAGCGTGCCCGGACGCGGCGTGCAGCCAGTGCAGGACCGTTTCCAGGAATGCATCGGATGCTACATCTGCGTCGAGGTTTGCTCGCTTTTGACCGACTACGACGCGATCCGGATGTACGACTCGTCACTGGTCGAAGACGCGCTCGGCGTCAAGATCACCGACGAAGCT
- a CDS encoding PQQ-binding-like beta-propeller repeat protein, whose protein sequence is MFSRWLKWLVVAPVVLFVFGAIMLSCGGGSGYGGYGYGGYGYGGGGGPGPPPGFSLESMTIANGPPTSPTFTATPTHTPKQPTPTLTPRPAATSTTVLSTGPSAVPTGGPVAFNVIGKFTKKSKTQYQDLTAGPLTLWTSTDNTIFQAPASGAQGGIYTTGFAGCVCILASNSGVSSQQVGIGVYQDVDACPLCPTPVPTATPTPKGALVPGASSTPAPSARSAGILMWTFDSGAQLRGRIATGADGSIYFITRDGVLHGLDSAGNETMRRHGDGLSLAVLPDGTVVAMSSKSELAAIAPYGATLWHLEIGQSAGPLAATDRAIYASAGADLVSVGATGSLNWRVSVGPVTAAATTPDGVVVGASRGAVTALAADGAVVWTFEPDGGFSGSVAYADDVVYAGSAAGGVYAIDLGTGNLIWHVNSAHPVTTGPAVAPSGTIFAGADTIYGVSADGQLRWQNPTLKPGEAGLFALGYDGVFDAATGDVGAVLAGDGSYVWAARSFGKITTAASSASGMLYVGTSTGRIFAIR, encoded by the coding sequence ATGTTCTCGCGGTGGCTCAAATGGCTGGTGGTAGCGCCGGTCGTATTGTTCGTCTTCGGAGCAATTATGCTCAGTTGCGGCGGCGGCAGCGGCTACGGCGGCTACGGCTACGGCGGCTACGGCTACGGCGGAGGGGGTGGACCAGGCCCCCCTCCGGGCTTTTCGCTCGAATCCATGACGATCGCAAATGGCCCCCCGACCTCGCCCACGTTCACCGCCACGCCCACACACACGCCGAAGCAACCGACGCCCACGTTGACGCCGCGTCCCGCAGCAACCAGCACCACCGTGTTGAGCACCGGCCCGAGTGCCGTGCCGACCGGCGGCCCGGTCGCATTCAATGTAATCGGTAAATTCACGAAGAAATCTAAAACCCAGTACCAGGACCTCACGGCGGGACCGCTGACGCTTTGGACCTCCACCGACAACACTATCTTCCAAGCGCCTGCGTCCGGGGCTCAGGGCGGCATCTACACGACGGGATTTGCGGGATGCGTCTGTATTCTCGCGAGCAATTCAGGAGTGAGCAGTCAGCAGGTTGGCATCGGCGTTTACCAGGACGTCGACGCCTGCCCGCTATGCCCGACTCCTGTGCCTACCGCGACGCCCACGCCCAAAGGCGCCTTGGTGCCGGGGGCTTCGAGTACGCCCGCGCCATCGGCGCGCAGTGCGGGCATTCTGATGTGGACCTTCGATTCGGGCGCCCAGTTGCGCGGGCGAATCGCGACCGGCGCCGACGGCTCGATATATTTCATCACCCGTGACGGCGTGCTGCACGGGCTGGATTCCGCCGGCAATGAAACCATGCGTCGCCACGGCGACGGTCTGTCGCTGGCCGTGTTGCCCGACGGGACCGTGGTCGCGATGTCGTCCAAGTCGGAGCTTGCGGCGATCGCTCCCTACGGCGCCACGCTCTGGCATCTCGAAATTGGCCAGAGCGCTGGACCGCTGGCCGCGACCGACCGCGCGATTTACGCATCCGCGGGCGCCGACCTCGTCTCGGTCGGCGCCACGGGATCGCTCAATTGGCGCGTGAGCGTTGGACCGGTGACTGCCGCCGCGACGACTCCGGACGGAGTCGTGGTGGGAGCGTCGCGCGGCGCGGTTACGGCGCTTGCCGCAGACGGCGCCGTGGTCTGGACGTTTGAGCCTGACGGCGGATTTTCGGGATCGGTTGCGTACGCCGACGATGTCGTCTATGCGGGCTCGGCCGCCGGCGGCGTGTATGCGATCGATTTGGGAACCGGCAATCTGATCTGGCACGTCAACTCCGCGCATCCGGTAACCACCGGACCGGCGGTGGCTCCGTCGGGAACAATCTTCGCCGGCGCCGATACGATCTACGGCGTCTCCGCCGACGGTCAGCTCCGATGGCAAAATCCGACGCTGAAACCGGGCGAGGCCGGGCTGTTCGCGCTTGGCTACGACGGCGTGTTCGATGCGGCCACCGGCGACGTGGGCGCGGTGCTCGCCGGCGACGGCAGCTACGTCTGGGCGGCGCGAAGCTTCGGCAAGATCACGACGGCCGCGTCGTCGGCGTCGGGGATGCTGTACGTCGGGACCTCGACCGGCCGCATCTTCGCCATCAGATAA
- a CDS encoding aldo/keto reductase, which yields MEYRRLGGTGLKVSELCLGCMTFGRETDEATAGKILDRFIEVGGNFLDTANVYAAGASEEILGRIVGQRRKDLIVATKVRFNANVFMGKTVAPNQIGLSRGHIMSEVEASLRRLKMDYIDLYQVHSWDFETPIEETMRALDDLVGQGKVRYIGASNFTAWQLMKSLWVSDKHDFARFDCLQPQYSLISREIERELLPLCRYESVGVIPWSPLGGGFLTGKYRSGQHPPKDSRLAKLDMWNRLADERNYSTLEAVERIAKERGRTISQVALAWVNQQPGVSSVIYGARTEEQNEQNLGAIGLRLEAAEAAALDKASALPLEYPNAMQARLPGYPRI from the coding sequence ATGGAATATCGGCGATTAGGCGGTACCGGACTCAAAGTTTCGGAACTTTGCCTTGGCTGCATGACGTTTGGACGCGAAACGGATGAAGCTACGGCGGGAAAAATTCTCGATCGGTTCATCGAGGTTGGCGGTAATTTCCTCGACACCGCGAATGTTTATGCGGCGGGCGCGTCGGAGGAAATTCTCGGGCGAATTGTCGGCCAGCGGCGAAAAGATTTGATTGTCGCGACCAAAGTCCGCTTCAACGCCAATGTTTTCATGGGCAAAACGGTGGCGCCGAATCAAATTGGACTCTCGCGCGGGCATATCATGTCGGAGGTCGAAGCCAGTCTGCGGCGGCTGAAAATGGATTACATCGATCTCTACCAGGTGCATTCGTGGGACTTCGAAACGCCGATCGAAGAGACGATGCGCGCACTCGACGACCTCGTGGGTCAAGGCAAGGTCAGATATATCGGAGCGTCGAATTTTACGGCGTGGCAACTGATGAAGAGTCTGTGGGTCAGCGATAAACACGATTTCGCGCGTTTTGACTGCCTGCAGCCCCAATACAGCCTGATATCGCGCGAGATCGAGCGTGAGCTACTGCCCTTGTGCCGCTATGAGAGCGTCGGGGTGATTCCGTGGAGTCCGCTCGGCGGTGGATTTCTCACCGGCAAGTATCGTTCGGGACAGCACCCGCCCAAGGACAGCCGCCTGGCCAAGCTGGATATGTGGAATCGGCTCGCCGACGAGCGAAACTACTCGACCCTTGAAGCCGTCGAGCGCATCGCGAAGGAACGAGGCCGTACTATCTCGCAGGTCGCGCTGGCGTGGGTGAATCAGCAGCCCGGCGTCAGTTCGGTGATTTACGGCGCGCGAACCGAGGAGCAGAACGAGCAGAACCTGGGCGCGATCGGACTTCGGCTCGAGGCTGCGGAAGCCGCGGCGCTCGACAAGGCCAGCGCGTTGCCGCTCGAGTATCCCAATGCGATGCAGGCGCGGCTGCCCGGCTACCCGCGCATCTAA
- a CDS encoding SDR family oxidoreductase, which yields MGRLDGKVAVITGAASGIGRATAIRFAGEGAAVVIADLNDEGGQAAVRDCKENAGRAVFQKTDVSAEAEIKALIARAVKEFGRLDIIYNNAGIGGAVGSLEQISVEDWDNSQAVLLRSVFLGMKHAAPELRKAGGGSIISTASIAGIRGVAGLHAYCAAKAAVVNLTRSAALEFAKDKIRVNCICPGIINTPILHRNVPGVKEAMEQWMVKGQPIPRAGHPEDIAGMALYLASDDSVFVTGQAMIVDGGLTVGSQFSGAGGESMPSAIPPAGFLGPSFQG from the coding sequence ATGGGCAGGCTTGACGGCAAAGTGGCGGTTATTACGGGCGCGGCAAGTGGAATCGGGCGCGCGACCGCAATCAGGTTCGCGGGCGAAGGCGCGGCGGTTGTGATCGCGGACCTTAACGACGAAGGCGGCCAGGCCGCGGTCCGCGATTGCAAGGAGAACGCCGGGCGCGCGGTCTTCCAGAAGACCGACGTCTCCGCCGAAGCTGAAATCAAGGCGCTCATCGCGCGCGCCGTCAAGGAATTCGGCCGGCTCGATATCATTTACAACAACGCCGGAATCGGCGGCGCGGTCGGATCACTCGAACAAATTTCCGTCGAAGACTGGGACAACAGTCAGGCGGTGCTGTTGCGCAGCGTGTTCCTGGGAATGAAGCATGCGGCGCCCGAGCTGCGAAAAGCCGGCGGCGGTTCCATAATCTCGACTGCGTCGATCGCAGGCATCCGCGGCGTCGCCGGACTGCACGCCTACTGCGCGGCGAAGGCCGCGGTGGTGAATCTGACGCGCTCGGCAGCGTTGGAATTCGCCAAGGATAAAATCCGCGTCAATTGCATCTGTCCCGGCATCATCAATACGCCGATCCTGCATCGCAATGTGCCGGGTGTGAAAGAAGCGATGGAACAATGGATGGTAAAGGGTCAGCCGATCCCGCGCGCGGGCCATCCGGAGGATATCGCCGGGATGGCGCTCTACCTGGCCAGCGACGATTCGGTATTCGTCACCGGACAGGCGATGATCGTTGACGGCGGACTGACGGTCGGCAGCCAGTTCTCAGGCGCGGGCGGAGAAAGCATGCCGTCGGCGATCCCGCCAGCCGGCTTCCTCGGCCCGTCGTTCCAGGGTTGA
- the uvrC gene encoding excinuclease ABC subunit UvrC, whose translation MPSEDENEKRGANETPPQPAGGEATGPAYGSLIEYPKDAPAQIGQTADCDARAVGDEAASIEQKLEAAATEPGVYLLRDRAGKVLYVGKAKSLRSRVRAYFRDGGDGRFQIRFLMRRVRDFDTIVTASEKEALILENNLIKQYRPKYNIRLKDDKSYLSAKITNHPWPRITVTRKIVKDGGRYFGPFGSADGLRETIDVIRKVFPLRTCTDAVFRNRSRPCLEYQIKRCLGPCCLPVDREEYGRHLHAAQMLLEGKNLELLREMRDLMKDHASRLEFEQAARIRDRVRAIEKTVERQTVLHHWGIDQDVFGIYREGGFIEAIVLIVRGGKLTSTQGWSFQDLEFPVHEILSDLLTQYYSGARNIPDEVIVPVELEDAAVRAELLSERRGKKCEVFQPQRGEKLRLLEMAMDNARQSFASRRDNEKTREQMLEDLRAKLGLRNTPKRMECYDISNLQGSMVVGSQVTFDEGEPQKNLYRRYRIRSFEGQDDFASMYEVLKRRLQRAVRENEYPDLWVIDGGKGQLNVALEVIREFKLADQIDCVSLAKQHVLNDRRGKEVKKSEERVFVPRRKDPIVLPKNSTALFLLVRIRDEAHRFAITYNRELRRRARLRSVLDDIEGVGPVRRRAMLRHFGSLKRIREATTDEIAAVKGLNRELAAEIRRHLDEMTALLDVEESADSADQPALPLASSAISPDNAGARVNDTSARD comes from the coding sequence ATGCCTTCGGAAGACGAAAACGAAAAGCGCGGAGCAAACGAAACTCCGCCGCAACCGGCTGGCGGCGAGGCGACCGGCCCGGCTTACGGCTCGCTGATCGAGTATCCCAAGGACGCGCCGGCGCAGATCGGGCAGACCGCGGACTGCGATGCGCGCGCAGTCGGGGACGAAGCGGCCTCAATCGAGCAAAAGTTGGAGGCTGCCGCGACCGAGCCGGGCGTCTATCTGCTTCGCGATCGCGCCGGCAAGGTGCTTTACGTCGGCAAGGCCAAGTCGCTGCGCTCCCGCGTGCGCGCATACTTCCGCGACGGCGGCGACGGCCGCTTCCAGATTCGCTTCCTGATGCGGCGGGTGCGCGACTTCGACACGATAGTCACCGCGAGCGAGAAGGAGGCGCTGATCCTCGAAAACAATCTGATCAAGCAGTACCGGCCCAAGTACAATATCCGCCTCAAAGACGATAAATCCTACCTGAGCGCGAAGATCACCAATCACCCGTGGCCGCGAATCACGGTCACCCGCAAGATCGTCAAGGACGGCGGGCGCTACTTCGGCCCGTTCGGTTCGGCCGACGGACTGCGCGAGACGATCGACGTCATCCGCAAAGTCTTTCCGCTGCGCACCTGCACCGACGCGGTGTTCCGCAATCGCTCGCGGCCGTGCCTGGAATATCAGATCAAGCGATGCCTGGGGCCGTGCTGTTTGCCGGTCGATCGCGAAGAGTACGGCCGTCATTTGCACGCGGCGCAGATGCTGCTCGAGGGGAAAAATCTCGAGCTGCTCCGCGAGATGCGCGATCTGATGAAGGATCACGCTTCCCGCCTCGAGTTCGAGCAGGCCGCGCGAATCCGCGACCGCGTGCGCGCGATCGAAAAAACCGTCGAGCGGCAAACCGTGCTGCATCACTGGGGAATCGACCAGGACGTGTTCGGAATCTACCGCGAGGGCGGCTTCATCGAGGCGATCGTTCTAATCGTCCGCGGCGGAAAGCTGACCAGCACCCAGGGATGGAGCTTTCAGGACCTGGAATTCCCGGTTCACGAAATTCTTTCCGATCTGCTGACTCAGTATTACTCGGGAGCGCGCAATATTCCCGACGAAGTGATCGTGCCGGTCGAACTGGAGGACGCCGCCGTGCGCGCGGAGCTGCTCTCAGAGCGGCGCGGCAAGAAATGCGAAGTGTTTCAGCCGCAGCGCGGCGAGAAGCTCCGGCTGCTCGAAATGGCGATGGACAACGCGCGCCAAAGCTTTGCCTCGCGGCGCGACAACGAGAAGACCCGCGAGCAGATGCTCGAGGATCTGCGCGCCAAGCTCGGTCTGCGCAACACGCCCAAGCGGATGGAATGCTACGACATCTCAAATCTGCAGGGCTCGATGGTGGTCGGGTCGCAGGTGACGTTCGACGAAGGCGAGCCGCAAAAGAATCTCTACCGCCGGTACCGGATTCGCAGTTTCGAAGGCCAGGATGACTTCGCCAGCATGTACGAAGTCTTGAAGCGCCGGCTCCAACGCGCGGTGCGCGAAAACGAATACCCCGATTTGTGGGTCATCGACGGCGGCAAGGGACAACTGAACGTCGCACTCGAAGTGATCCGCGAGTTCAAGCTTGCCGATCAGATCGATTGCGTGTCGTTGGCCAAGCAGCATGTGCTGAACGACCGGCGCGGAAAAGAAGTGAAGAAATCCGAGGAGCGCGTCTTCGTTCCCAGGCGCAAGGATCCGATCGTGCTGCCGAAAAATTCTACCGCGCTGTTCCTGCTGGTGAGGATTCGCGACGAGGCGCATCGATTCGCGATCACCTACAACCGCGAACTAAGGCGCCGCGCACGGTTGCGCTCGGTCCTGGACGATATCGAGGGAGTCGGCCCGGTGCGCCGGCGCGCGATGCTCCGCCATTTTGGCAGTCTCAAACGGATTCGCGAGGCGACCACCGACGAGATTGCGGCAGTGAAGGGACTCAATCGCGAACTTGCCGCCGAGATTCGCCGCCATCTCGACGAAATGACGGCGCTGCTCGACGTCGAAGAATCCGCCGACTCCGCGGATCAACCGGCTCTTCCGCTCGCTTCATCGGCCATTTCCCCGGATAACGCCGGCGCTCGAGTCAACGACACATCCGCCCGCGATTGA